GTCGAGTTCATCCAGAGAGTTGTAACTGATGACCAGCCGCCCTTTGCCTTTGGCGCCGTGCTGTATTTTCACTTCCGCGCCAATGCGTTCAGCAAGATCCTGTTGCAATCTGTCTATATCCGGATTGCTGCGCTGACTTCCGGAATCCGAACGCGGACTCAGCCATTGACGAACCAGTGCCTCGGTCTGACGCACGGTCAAGCCCCGTGCAACCACCTGTCTTGCGGCTTCGATCTGCTGCTCCGCCGCCAGGCCGAGCAGCGCCCGGGCATGCCCCATTTCGATATCGCCGCGCTCGAGCAACAGCTTGACCTCGTCGTGCAGCGACATCAGGCGCAGCAGGTTGGTGATGGTCACCCGGGATTTGCCCACCGCATCAGCCACCTGCTGCTGAGTCAGTTCGAACTCCTGTTGCAGGCGCTGCAGAGCGATGGCTTCTTCAATCGGATTGAGGTCTTCGCGCTGGATGTTCTCGATCAGCGCCATGGCAATGGCGGCTTCATCGGGCACATCGCGGATCACTGCTGGAATACTATTCAACCCGGCCTGTTGCGTAGCACGCCAGCGCCGTTCACCGGCGATGATTTCATAACGGTCGCCAGCGATCGGGCGCACCACGATCGGCTGCATGACGCCCTGGGCCTTGATTGACTGAGCCAGTTCTTCCAGCGCCTGGGGGTCCATATCACGTCGCGGCTGATATTTTCCACGTTGAATAAGGTCAATCGGCAGGTCACGCAGCTGCTGATCTTCACTGCCTTCGGTCTTATCGTTGGGGCTGGCCTGCCCCAGCAGTGCATCCAGTCCCCGTCCCAAGCCGCGCTTCTTGACCGCCATGCCTGTTCTGTCCTTTTTCCGGTTAATCGTTTACAGCGGCAGCCTGTTTGGCTGCCTTGCGCGTGCGTCTGACCAGTTCTCCGGCCAGTGCGAGATAGGCGACAGCACCGCGCGACTGCTTGTCATAGGTCAGCACCGGCATGCCGTAACTGGGCGCTTCGGCCAGCCGAACGTTGCGCGGAATGACGGTCTGGTACAACTGGTCACCGAAATGACTGCTCAGCTGCTCGGACACTTCACGGGTCAAGCTGTTGCGCGGGTCATACATGGTACGCAGCAACCCCTCGATCTGCAGCGCCGGGTTGAGCACCGCGCTGACGCGCTGAATGGTGTTGACCAGTGCCGACAACCCTTCCAGCGC
Above is a genomic segment from Halopseudomonas litoralis containing:
- a CDS encoding ParB/RepB/Spo0J family partition protein gives rise to the protein MAVKKRGLGRGLDALLGQASPNDKTEGSEDQQLRDLPIDLIQRGKYQPRRDMDPQALEELAQSIKAQGVMQPIVVRPIAGDRYEIIAGERRWRATQQAGLNSIPAVIRDVPDEAAIAMALIENIQREDLNPIEEAIALQRLQQEFELTQQQVADAVGKSRVTITNLLRLMSLHDEVKLLLERGDIEMGHARALLGLAAEQQIEAARQVVARGLTVRQTEALVRQWLSPRSDSGSQRSNPDIDRLQQDLAERIGAEVKIQHGAKGKGRLVISYNSLDELDGVLMHIK